One part of the Prionailurus bengalensis isolate Pbe53 chromosome B2, Fcat_Pben_1.1_paternal_pri, whole genome shotgun sequence genome encodes these proteins:
- the LOC122489346 gene encoding LOW QUALITY PROTEIN: class I histocompatibility antigen, Gogo-C*0203 alpha chain-like (The sequence of the model RefSeq protein was modified relative to this genomic sequence to represent the inferred CDS: inserted 4 bases in 3 codons) yields the protein MPRTLLLLLSEALAMTQTWAGSHSLRYFSTVVSRPGRGEPRYMEVGYVDDKQFVRFDSDAPSPRVEPRXQWLEQEGPEYWDRETRRVKETAQIFRVSLQTALGYYNQSESGSHTLQDMYGCDVGPDGRFLRGYSQLTYDSEDYIALNEDXSWTAADTAAQITRRKWEVAGVAEDFRKYAEGMCLDWLRRYLEMGKETLLRAESPKTRVTRHPISDREVTLRCWALGFYPAEITLTWQRDGQDHTQDTELVDTRPAGDGTFQKWAAVVVPSGEEQRYTCHVQHEGLPEPITLRWEPSSQPSIPIPGIIAAVVVLVVIVVVXAVIWRKKFSG from the exons ATGCCCCGaaccctcctcctgctgctgtcGGAGGCCCTGGCCATGACCCAGACCTGGGCGG GCTCCCACTCCCTCAGGTATTTCTCCACCGTCGTGTCCCGACCCGGCCGCGGGGAGCCCCGCTACATGGAAGTCGGCTACGTAGACGACAAGCAGTTCGTGCGGTTCGACAGCGATGCCCCAAGTCCGAGGGTAGAGCCGC CGCAGTGGTTGGAGCAGGAGGGGCCAGAGTATTGGGACCGGGAGACGCGGAGGGTCAAGGAGACAGCACAGATTTTCCGAGTGAGCCTGCAGACTGCCCTCGGCTACTACAACCAGAGCGAGTCCG GGTCTCACACCTTACAGGATATGTATGGCTGTGACGTGGGGCCAGACGGGCGCTTCCTCCGCGGGTACAGTCAGTTGACCTACGACAGCGAGGATTACATCGCCCTGAACGAGGA CTCCTGGACCGCGGCGGACACCGCGGCGCAGATCACCCGCCGCAAGTGGGAGGTGGCCGGTGTGGCGGAAGACTTCAGGAAATACGCGGAGGGCATGTGTTTGGATTGGCTCCGCAGGTAcctggagatggggaaggagacGCTGCTTCGCGCAG aaTCTCCCAAAACACGGGTGACCCGCCACCCCATTTCTGACCGTGAGGTGACCCTGaggtgctgggctctgggcttctACCCTGCGGAGATCACCCTGACCTGGCAGCGTGATGGGCAGGACCACACCCAGGACACAGAGCTTGTGGACACCAGGCCTGCGGGAGATGGAACCTTCCAGAAGTGGGCGGCTGTGGTGGTGCcttctggagaggagcagagatacACGTGCCATGTGCAGCACGAGGGGCTGCCCGAGCCCATCACCCTGAGATGGG agCCATCCTCTCAGCCCTCCATCCCCATCCCGGGCATCATTGCTGCTGTGGTTGTCCTTGTGGTCATTGTGGTGG GAGCTGTGATCTGGAGGAAGAAGTTCTCAG